GAAAATCGATCCGACTCAAAATAGAAGAAAGAAAAATTTCCCTCGGAAAACCTTCCTTCAAAAATCCTTAAATCAATTCTTCACTAACTGTAAATATACTTCCACAACCTCAGTTGCAGATTTTTTCCAATTAAACCTCTTGGAATTTTTTAAACCTGCTTTGGTTTTAGAACTTAGAAGTTTGGGAGAATCTAATAATTTAACTAAACCTGTTTCGAAAGAATTAGAATCTTTAGGGTCAAAAAAGAATGCAGTATCCTCCAGGATTTCAGGAAGAACACTCGAGTTAGAAGAATATACTGGGCAACCGCAAGACTGAGCTTCCACAGGAGGAAATCCAAATCCTTCGTATAAAGAAGGATAAACAAGCAATCCGGCTGCAGAGTATAGTGTAACCAATTCTTGTTCCGATAAATAAGGAACTAATTTAATTCTGTCTTCCCAACCTTTTGCATCTTCTATCAAATACTCAGGAAGTTTTCCGCCGGAGCCTGCGATCACCCAATCGACTTTGATCTTTTTTTCGGACCAAAGTTTTTTGAGAGATTGAAGAACAAATCCTAAATTCTTATGCTCCTTTCCAATGCCAACGCTGAGCAAGTATCCAGGTTTCAACTTATATTGTTTCCGAAACTTCTTCTTTTCTAAATCACTTTTAGGAGAAAATATCTTTGGGTCTAGACCATTATGGATGGTTCGCATTTGCGATGCGGAAAATGAAAAAACTTCGGTAATATCTTTTGCAGTAAAATCGGAAACCGTAATGATCTTTTTGGCCTTCTTCCTTATGAGCAAGAAAACAAACTTCATATAGACTTGTTTCAAAAAAGAAGAATGGAACTGTTTCATTCTAAATGGAATAATATCGTGAATGGTGACAACACAACGATCTAAGAATTTTATAGGAGCGTTAAAATGTGGGATATCCAACAGATCGAAATTTTTCATCTCAGGGATACCGAACCATTCTTTGATAGAATAGATCCCTGCATTATACTCCAAGATTTCGTAAGAAGATAAAACCTTAGGAGATAGATTCTTTTTTATAAGATCAGGATTTCCTAAAAGAACGATCTGGATACCTTCTTTAGAGGCGATATCTCCTAGCCAATTCAGAAGTCCTTTGATCCTGGAACCGATCCCTGAGTGGGCAATCATCCTTGCATCGAATCCGATTTTAATCGTTCTGGGCTTCATAGAAAATTAAACCATCGTATAAGATGAAGTCGGAATGGCAAGCCAATCGCTTTTCCCCTTGAAAAGAGAAGTAAATTACCAAGACTTGTCCAGACGAGTCTAACTACATACATTTTCGAAGCGAAGAACGGAGAGACCACCTTGGAAAACGAAGTAACGAGTATATTAAAAGCAATCGGAGAAGATCCGAATAGAGAAGGACTTTTAAACACTCCTAAAAGAGTTCGGAAAGCTTATGAATTCCTGACCTCCGGCTATAGGGCAGACATAGATACGATTGTGAACGGGGCGATCTTCGAAGAGGATAGCCAAGGTATGGTCCTTGTTCGGGATATAGAAATGTATTCTCTCTGCGAACATCATCTTCTTCCATTTTTTGGAAAGGCTCACGTAGGTTATATTCCTAATAAAAAGATCATAGGGATTTCCAAGATCCCACGTATCGTGGATGTATTTGCAAGAAGGCTACAGGTTCAAGAAAGAATGACCGAGCAGATCGCATACGCCCTCATGGAAGTTTTGGATCCTTTGGGCGTTGCGGTTGTCATCAAAGCAAAACATCTATGTATGATGATGAGGGGAGTGGAAAAACAAAACTCCGAACTTTTCACTTCTTGTATGCTCGGAGAATTTAAAACGAATATGGTTACTAGGAGCGAGTTTCTAGATCTAATTCGGACTGGTTCGACCTAGAGGAAGATTTAACTCTAAGTTCTTCCGCTTTTTGCTCTGCTCGATTTTTATTTTCGAGCATTGCTTTTTCTACTCTCAATCTTTCTCTTTCGAAACCTGCCTCGTCTAGATCTCTAGGGATCATGATCGGTTCACCGTAAGAGATCACAAAGGTTGTGAAAGGTTTCGGGATCCTGTGTTTGTCCCAGGACTTCTCCGCTATCCATTGTTTTGTACATTCATAGTGAAATGGTAAGATCGGGACTTGAGAGACTTGGGCAGCTGCAATGACTCCCGGCTGAACGATCAAAGCAGGACCTCTAGGACCATCAGGAGTAAACGCAGCGGGAAGATTTTTTCTCAAGTGAACTATCATCGCCTTGAGAGCTTTTGATCCTCCTTTAGAGGAACTCCCACGAATACTACCGTTACCGAATCTGTGCACCACTCCGGTAATAAAATCTCCGTCCTTTGATTCGGAGA
The sequence above is a segment of the Leptospira hartskeerlii genome. Coding sequences within it:
- a CDS encoding lysophospholipid acyltransferase family protein; this translates as MSEKLDARESFKRRFLVWLVPTIVVFLQRIIGLTSRKVELGKEHFNSLYPLKKPFILCIWHTNVLYSPYLNRNRKLAVLISESKDGDFITGVVHRFGNGSIRGSSSKGGSKALKAMIVHLRKNLPAAFTPDGPRGPALIVQPGVIAAAQVSQVPILPFHYECTKQWIAEKSWDKHRIPKPFTTFVISYGEPIMIPRDLDEAGFERERLRVEKAMLENKNRAEQKAEELRVKSSSRSNQSELDLETRS
- the folE gene encoding GTP cyclohydrolase I FolE, with the protein product MENEVTSILKAIGEDPNREGLLNTPKRVRKAYEFLTSGYRADIDTIVNGAIFEEDSQGMVLVRDIEMYSLCEHHLLPFFGKAHVGYIPNKKIIGISKIPRIVDVFARRLQVQERMTEQIAYALMEVLDPLGVAVVIKAKHLCMMMRGVEKQNSELFTSCMLGEFKTNMVTRSEFLDLIRTGST
- a CDS encoding glycosyltransferase family 4 protein is translated as MKPRTIKIGFDARMIAHSGIGSRIKGLLNWLGDIASKEGIQIVLLGNPDLIKKNLSPKVLSSYEILEYNAGIYSIKEWFGIPEMKNFDLLDIPHFNAPIKFLDRCVVTIHDIIPFRMKQFHSSFLKQVYMKFVFLLIRKKAKKIITVSDFTAKDITEVFSFSASQMRTIHNGLDPKIFSPKSDLEKKKFRKQYKLKPGYLLSVGIGKEHKNLGFVLQSLKKLWSEKKIKVDWVIAGSGGKLPEYLIEDAKGWEDRIKLVPYLSEQELVTLYSAAGLLVYPSLYEGFGFPPVEAQSCGCPVYSSNSSVLPEILEDTAFFFDPKDSNSFETGLVKLLDSPKLLSSKTKAGLKNSKRFNWKKSATEVVEVYLQLVKN